Proteins encoded in a region of the Streptomyces sp. NBC_00258 genome:
- a CDS encoding ArsR/SmtB family transcription factor codes for MSARMHLSPANDEHPRTPGEEQFALAAEVLALLGDRTRLVLLHALAEEEADVTTLTERCGAARPAVSQHLARLRLAGLVNTRKSGRRVIYSLRDGHLRRVVDEALNLADHRLSDRPAHD; via the coding sequence ATGAGCGCACGCATGCACCTGTCACCTGCGAACGATGAGCATCCGCGCACGCCGGGCGAGGAGCAGTTCGCCCTCGCCGCGGAGGTTCTCGCCCTCCTGGGGGACCGCACCAGGCTCGTCCTGCTGCATGCCCTGGCCGAGGAGGAGGCCGACGTCACGACGCTCACGGAACGCTGCGGCGCGGCCCGTCCGGCCGTGAGCCAGCATCTGGCTCGGCTGCGGCTCGCGGGTCTCGTCAACACACGTAAGTCGGGCCGCCGGGTGATCTACTCCCTGCGCGACGGCCATCTGCGCCGGGTCGTGGACGAGGCGCTGAACCTGGCCGACCACCGGCTGAGCGACCGGCCGGCGCACGACTGA
- a CDS encoding VOC family protein, producing the protein MNRDATLRSDVISSHAVVGAPCWVSLTARDQQAAEDFYRAVLGWRFREARLMDRFRIAYAEGVPVAGIAAVASTWQMAVAWTPYFAVDSADEAVARGQERGGTTAVGPIGFPPGRAALLADRDGAVFGIWEGQLVAGWETWRRAAPAFLRLHTRNAFDAAMFYGEVLEWATSEPGCIEVHYDGDEVVLRSDGDVVARIHSGAVEAAPDPTVRPHWQVHFAVDDVDACVSAALANGGTVQEGASSQGAVLRDPDGAQFTVASRKER; encoded by the coding sequence ATGAACCGCGACGCAACACTCCGAAGCGACGTCATCTCCAGCCATGCGGTGGTCGGTGCCCCGTGCTGGGTCAGCCTGACGGCGCGCGACCAGCAGGCCGCGGAGGACTTCTACCGGGCGGTGCTCGGCTGGCGCTTCCGGGAGGCCAGGCTGATGGACCGGTTCCGGATCGCGTACGCGGAAGGGGTGCCCGTGGCGGGCATCGCCGCCGTTGCCTCCACGTGGCAGATGGCCGTCGCCTGGACCCCGTACTTCGCCGTGGACAGCGCGGACGAGGCCGTCGCCCGGGGGCAGGAGCGCGGCGGCACCACGGCGGTCGGGCCCATCGGCTTCCCGCCGGGCCGTGCCGCCCTGCTGGCCGACCGCGACGGAGCCGTCTTCGGTATCTGGGAGGGCCAGCTCGTCGCCGGCTGGGAGACCTGGCGCCGGGCGGCCCCGGCCTTTCTGCGACTGCACACGCGCAACGCCTTCGACGCCGCCATGTTCTACGGGGAGGTCCTGGAGTGGGCGACCTCGGAGCCCGGCTGCATCGAGGTCCACTACGACGGCGACGAGGTCGTGCTGCGCAGCGACGGCGACGTGGTGGCCCGTATCCACTCCGGTGCGGTGGAGGCGGCCCCCGATCCCACGGTCCGGCCGCACTGGCAGGTCCACTTCGCGGTCGACGACGTCGACGCGTGCGTGAGTGCGGCGCTGGCCAACGGAGGCACGGTCCAGGAGGGTGCGTCCTCGCAGGGGGCGGTGCTGCGGGACCCCGACGGCGCGCAGTTCACGGTGGCGTCGCGGAAGGAGCGCTGA
- a CDS encoding ABC transporter substrate-binding protein, translating into MPVARLARPAALVLSGALLLTGCGSGDSSSDTDSKAAVTLDNCGQTVRVESPPERAVSLNQGTTEIMLSLGLADRMAGTATWTDPVMKGLAKANAKVERIADNNPSFERVLDADPDFVAASFVSTLGKGGVATREQFEKLGVPAYVSPSDCVGKDNASGGDGARKKALGIDAIYGEVRDLAEVFGVEKRGEQLVADLKQRMKKATSGIDASDVTLLYWFANSDSPYMAGCCGAPGVITRTLGAKNVFDDTHEEWPQINWETVADRDPDVLVIGDLTRKSQTAESAKKKIEFLESDPVTRNMTAVKKKRYVLLSGQAMNPTIRTVEGVEQVASALREFGLAG; encoded by the coding sequence GTGCCTGTCGCACGTCTTGCCCGCCCCGCTGCCCTCGTCCTGTCCGGAGCTCTCCTGCTGACCGGCTGCGGTTCGGGGGACTCGTCCTCCGACACGGACTCCAAGGCCGCCGTCACTCTCGACAACTGCGGACAGACCGTACGCGTCGAGTCCCCGCCCGAGCGGGCGGTCTCCCTGAACCAGGGCACCACCGAGATCATGCTCTCGCTCGGCCTCGCGGACCGTATGGCGGGTACCGCCACCTGGACCGACCCGGTGATGAAGGGCCTGGCGAAGGCGAACGCGAAGGTGGAGCGGATCGCCGACAACAATCCCTCCTTCGAACGGGTCCTGGACGCCGATCCCGACTTCGTCGCCGCCTCGTTCGTGTCGACACTCGGCAAGGGCGGCGTGGCCACCCGGGAGCAGTTCGAGAAGCTCGGTGTGCCCGCTTACGTCTCGCCCTCCGACTGCGTCGGCAAGGACAACGCCTCGGGCGGCGACGGCGCGCGGAAGAAGGCCCTCGGCATCGACGCCATCTACGGCGAAGTGCGCGACCTGGCCGAGGTGTTCGGCGTCGAGAAGCGGGGCGAGCAACTCGTCGCCGATCTCAAACAGCGGATGAAGAAGGCCACTTCGGGGATCGACGCCTCCGACGTCACCCTCCTGTACTGGTTCGCCAACTCCGACTCGCCCTACATGGCGGGCTGTTGTGGTGCGCCCGGCGTCATCACCCGGACCCTCGGCGCGAAGAACGTCTTCGACGACACGCACGAGGAGTGGCCCCAGATCAACTGGGAGACCGTCGCCGACCGCGACCCCGACGTGCTCGTCATCGGCGATCTGACGCGCAAGTCGCAGACCGCCGAGTCCGCGAAGAAGAAGATCGAGTTCCTGGAGTCCGACCCGGTCACCAGGAACATGACCGCCGTCAAGAAGAAGCGGTACGTCCTGCTCAGCGGGCAGGCGATGAACCCGACCATCCGCACGGTCGAGGGCGTCGAGCAAGTCGCCTCCGCCCTGCGGGAGTTCGGGCTCGCCGGGTGA
- a CDS encoding CoA-binding protein, whose product MYGDPATIRKILSESGDTWAIVGLSSNDRRAAYGVADVLQRYGKRIVPVHPKAETVHGEKGYASLKDIPFDVDVVDVFVNSDLAGPVADEAVAIGAKAVWFQLGVIDEAAYDRTRAAGLDMVMDRCPAIEIPRLG is encoded by the coding sequence GTGTACGGCGACCCGGCAACGATCCGCAAGATCCTCAGCGAGTCCGGCGACACCTGGGCGATCGTCGGCCTGTCGTCGAACGATCGGCGCGCCGCCTACGGAGTGGCGGACGTCCTCCAGCGCTACGGCAAGCGCATAGTCCCGGTCCACCCGAAGGCGGAGACGGTCCACGGCGAGAAGGGGTACGCCTCACTGAAGGACATCCCCTTCGACGTCGATGTCGTGGACGTGTTCGTCAACAGCGACCTCGCCGGCCCGGTGGCCGACGAGGCGGTCGCCATCGGCGCCAAGGCCGTCTGGTTCCAGCTCGGCGTCATCGACGAGGCCGCATACGACCGCACCCGCGCGGCCGGCCTCGACATGGTCATGGACCGCTGCCCGGCGATCGAGATCCCACGCCTGGGCTGA
- a CDS encoding PQQ-dependent sugar dehydrogenase: MKVHTRSTAFIGTICLVASLALTTASADEPAAPRQAAKVALKEVATAQNPIAGTAGPGGTVWIAERAGTVRVLDDKGLGEPVLDISGETTTDGERGLLGIAFDKRFAHFYISFTNLEGTSTVDEFAVRHGKIRPNTRRTVITQTQPYPNHNGGDIGFGPDGYLYIALGDGGSGGDPHGNGQNLDTLLGKMLRIDPRGGTPYAIPRDNPFVNDPNAKDEIWAYGLRNPWRFSFDARTGDLLIGDVGQSDWEEIDWAPAKSRGGENYGWSRMEGTHPFRGGTEPANHVPPVHEYDRTGLGCSVTGGYVYRGKAIPDLKGQYVFSDYCDGTLRTLRMKNGKVTGESDLGVNGGEVISFVQDGDGELYVLAIGGSVSRIDPA; this comes from the coding sequence GTGAAAGTTCACACCCGAAGCACGGCGTTCATCGGCACCATCTGCCTCGTCGCATCCCTCGCGTTGACCACGGCCTCCGCCGACGAGCCCGCCGCCCCGCGTCAGGCGGCGAAGGTCGCGCTCAAGGAAGTGGCCACAGCCCAGAACCCGATCGCCGGCACCGCCGGGCCCGGTGGCACGGTCTGGATAGCCGAACGCGCAGGCACGGTACGTGTCCTGGACGACAAGGGGCTCGGCGAGCCCGTCCTCGACATATCCGGCGAGACCACCACCGACGGCGAACGCGGCCTGCTGGGCATCGCGTTCGACAAGAGGTTCGCGCACTTCTACATCTCGTTCACGAACCTCGAAGGCACCAGCACCGTGGACGAGTTCGCCGTGCGGCACGGCAAGATCCGGCCGAACACCCGGCGCACCGTCATCACCCAGACGCAGCCCTACCCGAACCACAACGGCGGTGACATCGGGTTCGGCCCCGACGGCTACCTCTACATCGCGCTCGGCGACGGCGGCTCGGGCGGAGACCCGCACGGCAACGGACAGAACCTCGACACGCTGCTCGGCAAGATGCTGCGGATCGACCCGAGGGGCGGCACGCCGTACGCGATCCCGCGGGACAACCCCTTCGTGAACGATCCGAACGCGAAGGACGAGATCTGGGCGTACGGGCTGCGCAACCCGTGGCGGTTCTCCTTCGACGCTCGCACCGGCGACCTGCTGATCGGCGACGTCGGCCAGAGCGACTGGGAGGAGATCGACTGGGCCCCTGCGAAGAGCAGGGGCGGCGAGAACTACGGCTGGTCCCGGATGGAGGGCACCCATCCGTTCCGGGGCGGAACGGAACCCGCGAACCACGTGCCGCCGGTCCACGAGTACGACCGCACCGGGCTGGGCTGCTCGGTGACCGGCGGATACGTCTACCGCGGCAAGGCGATCCCGGACCTCAAGGGGCAGTACGTGTTCAGCGACTACTGCGACGGCACCCTGCGCACTCTGCGGATGAAGAACGGGAAGGTGACCGGCGAGAGCGACCTCGGAGTCAACGGCGGCGAGGTCATCTCGTTCGTGCAGGACGGCGACGGCGAACTGTACGTGCTCGCCATCGGCGGCAGCGTCTCCCGCATCGACCCGGCGTGA
- a CDS encoding cation diffusion facilitator family transporter produces MSAGHHGHSDQGEHGHGHHHHGHRQDRDGPDHEHGDGLPPRARHGLRHDLRHRLAHRIAHLLKPHSHATTDKVDPALESSARGIRTLWISLAVLGVTAVAQAAVVAVSGSVALLGDTVHNAADALTAVPLGIAFVLGRRAATRRFTYGYGRAEDLAGLAIVLTIAASAVFAGWTAIDRLFSPRLVEHIPIVAAAAVIGFAGNEWVARYRIRVGREIGSAALVADGLHARTDGFTSLAVLLGAGGAAVGWQLADPVVGLAITVALLLVLRDAAREVFRRVMDAIDPELVDTAERALNQVPGVQAVGELRLRWIGHRLRAEVAVVVDGEASVRQAHGIAVEAEHALLHAVPGLTAALVHADPSPAPGEKDPHLALAHHTTA; encoded by the coding sequence GTGAGCGCCGGGCACCACGGGCACAGCGACCAGGGCGAGCACGGGCACGGGCATCACCATCACGGGCACCGGCAGGACCGCGACGGCCCCGACCACGAGCACGGCGACGGCCTCCCGCCCCGCGCCCGCCACGGCCTCCGTCACGATCTCCGTCACCGTCTCGCCCACCGCATCGCCCACCTCCTCAAGCCCCACTCCCACGCGACCACCGACAAGGTCGACCCGGCCCTCGAATCCTCTGCCCGAGGCATCCGCACCCTCTGGATCTCGCTGGCCGTCCTCGGCGTGACCGCGGTGGCCCAGGCGGCTGTCGTCGCGGTCTCCGGTTCGGTCGCGCTGCTCGGCGACACCGTGCACAACGCGGCGGACGCGCTCACCGCCGTACCGCTCGGCATCGCCTTCGTGCTGGGCAGGAGGGCGGCGACGCGCCGGTTCACGTACGGCTACGGCCGGGCGGAGGACCTGGCGGGACTCGCGATCGTGCTGACCATCGCCGCGTCCGCGGTCTTCGCCGGCTGGACGGCCATCGACCGGCTGTTCTCGCCGCGACTGGTCGAGCACATCCCGATCGTGGCCGCCGCGGCCGTCATCGGCTTCGCGGGCAACGAGTGGGTGGCCCGCTACCGCATCCGTGTCGGCCGCGAGATCGGCTCGGCCGCGCTCGTCGCGGACGGGCTGCACGCGCGCACCGACGGATTCACCTCGCTCGCCGTGCTCCTCGGCGCGGGCGGCGCGGCGGTCGGCTGGCAACTCGCCGACCCGGTGGTCGGGTTGGCGATCACGGTCGCCCTGCTGCTGGTGCTGCGCGACGCCGCACGCGAGGTCTTCCGCCGGGTCATGGACGCGATCGACCCGGAGCTGGTCGACACGGCCGAGCGGGCGCTGAACCAGGTGCCGGGCGTGCAGGCGGTGGGTGAGCTGCGACTGCGCTGGATCGGCCACCGGCTGCGCGCCGAGGTGGCGGTGGTCGTCGACGGCGAGGCGAGCGTGCGGCAGGCCCACGGCATCGCGGTCGAGGCCGAGCACGCTCTGCTGCACGCCGTCCCGGGGCTCACCGCGGCCCTGGTCCACGCGGACCCGTCACCCGCGCCGGGCGAGAAGGACCCCCACCTCGCCCTGGCCCACCACACGACCGCCTGA
- a CDS encoding TIGR03767 family metallophosphoesterase: MTGTETAGTASTPPPSPTPASPSLPPSPSPSPSPSPSPSASSINRRRFLLASGAVAAGATGGAAAVFPRQRPAPSAQAAAASAAPQPPLATRAARRPARRAAPYAATTLETTARLGGRAHTGAYRRLVSGPGWPVVVRGDLAPAATGRQDRRTPLACFVQFTDLHLTDVQNPLRTEFLRSRKPSAWRAQEALTVAGAVALVEQVNALGEGPHTGLAPGFVMTTGDNVDNNSAIELEWFLTLMSGGRITPNTGDPSVYEGVQSSGLPLYWHPDDAALRDLDKRRGLPRIPGFLDAAIRPVTSPGLDIPWYSTVGNHDDIPGGCLSPALGDVAVGSRKLLSVPATDAAAYAKALQTGDDPKSEVLSAILKRHASSARTVTSDERRRLCTPHDYLAAHLDPAHAGAGPVGHGYTENNLDGDRMYYTFRVAENVIGISIDTTYRSGHYEGSLGTDQLRWLERTLAAHSSRSYDADGRLVRNAGADDAHVLVFSHHHSPSMTRRPDAARTEEPRHDGAEVLALLHRFPNVVAWINGHSHVNRITPHAHPTPARSFWEINTASHLDYPHHARVIELADNGDGTVSLFTTLVESAAPHRTDPDLADLSAVGLASLYRELSYNAPDLATGMAAGVHEGWAGGPGDRNAELLVAASASR; encoded by the coding sequence ATGACCGGGACCGAAACAGCGGGGACCGCATCCACTCCCCCGCCCTCGCCCACACCCGCTTCCCCATCCCTGCCCCCGTCCCCATCGCCGTCTCCGTCTCCGTCTCCGTCTCCGTCCGCATCCTCGATCAACCGTCGTCGCTTTCTACTCGCGTCCGGTGCCGTCGCCGCGGGAGCGACCGGAGGAGCGGCTGCCGTCTTCCCACGGCAGCGCCCGGCCCCCTCCGCGCAGGCCGCCGCGGCGAGTGCCGCCCCGCAGCCGCCCCTCGCCACCCGAGCTGCCCGACGGCCGGCGCGACGCGCGGCCCCGTACGCGGCGACCACCCTGGAGACGACGGCCCGCCTCGGCGGCCGCGCGCACACCGGCGCCTACCGACGGCTGGTCTCTGGCCCCGGATGGCCCGTGGTCGTACGCGGGGATCTCGCGCCTGCCGCCACCGGCCGCCAGGACCGGCGCACACCGCTCGCGTGCTTCGTGCAGTTCACCGACCTGCACCTCACGGACGTACAGAACCCGCTGCGCACCGAGTTCCTGCGGTCGCGCAAGCCCTCCGCGTGGCGGGCCCAGGAGGCGCTGACGGTGGCGGGGGCGGTGGCGCTCGTGGAGCAGGTGAACGCGCTCGGCGAGGGGCCGCACACCGGCCTCGCGCCCGGGTTCGTGATGACGACGGGCGACAACGTCGACAACAACTCCGCGATCGAACTGGAGTGGTTCCTCACGCTGATGAGCGGCGGCAGGATCACTCCGAACACCGGGGACCCGTCGGTCTACGAAGGCGTCCAGAGCTCCGGCCTGCCCCTCTACTGGCACCCGGACGACGCGGCCCTGCGCGACCTGGACAAGCGGCGCGGGCTGCCCCGCATACCCGGCTTCCTCGATGCCGCGATACGGCCCGTGACCAGCCCGGGGCTCGACATCCCGTGGTACTCCACGGTCGGCAACCACGACGACATACCCGGCGGCTGTCTGTCACCCGCGCTGGGCGACGTCGCCGTCGGCTCCCGCAAGCTGCTGTCCGTCCCGGCCACGGACGCGGCCGCCTACGCGAAGGCGCTGCAGACCGGCGACGACCCCAAGAGCGAGGTGCTCTCGGCGATCCTGAAGCGGCACGCCTCCTCGGCGCGGACGGTGACGTCCGACGAACGGCGCCGGCTGTGCACCCCGCACGACTACCTGGCCGCGCATCTCGACCCCGCCCACGCCGGGGCGGGCCCGGTCGGCCACGGCTACACGGAGAACAACCTGGACGGCGACCGGATGTACTACACGTTCCGGGTGGCCGAGAACGTCATCGGCATCAGCATCGACACGACGTACCGCAGCGGCCACTACGAGGGCTCGCTGGGCACCGATCAGCTCCGCTGGCTGGAACGGACGCTGGCCGCGCACAGCTCCCGGTCCTACGACGCCGACGGCCGCCTCGTACGCAACGCCGGGGCCGACGACGCCCATGTCCTGGTCTTCAGCCACCACCACAGTCCGAGCATGACCCGCCGCCCCGACGCAGCCCGCACCGAGGAGCCGCGGCACGACGGTGCGGAGGTCCTCGCCCTGCTCCACCGGTTCCCGAACGTGGTGGCCTGGATCAACGGCCACAGCCATGTCAACCGGATCACGCCCCACGCGCACCCCACGCCCGCCCGGTCCTTCTGGGAGATCAACACCGCCTCCCACCTGGACTATCCGCACCACGCCCGCGTGATCGAGCTGGCCGACAACGGGGACGGCACGGTGTCCCTGTTCACCACCCTCGTCGAGTCCGCCGCCCCGCACCGCACCGACCCGGACCTCGCCGACCTGTCCGCGGTGGGCCTCGCCTCCCTGTACCGGGAGCTGTCGTACAACGCCCCCGACCTGGCCACGGGCATGGCGGCCGGCGTCCACGAGGGCTGGGCCGGCGGTCCCGGCGACCGCAACGCGGAACTGCTGGTGGCCGCCTCCGCGTCGCGCTGA
- a CDS encoding MHYT domain-containing protein, translating to MQGTVDGFSYGMVTPLAAYVMACLGAALGLRCITRSLRNDQSWKPGWLALGAASIGCGIWTMHFIAMIGFQVEESRIRYDVGLTILSLAVAIVVVGLGVFAVGYRGANTATLLMAGTFTGIGVAAMHYIGMAAIRVNGSLQYDVRTVALSVVIAIVAATAALWAAVAIRGFMTSLGASLVMGVAVSGMHYTGMAAVSVHLHDATGSPGDGGSAYSLLLPMLLGPALFLLLAGVVVMFDPMLVLGDGDWRRPVAGRRAPTPQASWAEEPGSLFEAPSETGRRAYGHGTPAPRNW from the coding sequence ATGCAAGGAACTGTCGACGGATTCAGCTATGGGATGGTCACGCCCCTGGCGGCCTACGTCATGGCGTGCCTGGGAGCGGCCCTGGGGCTGCGTTGCATCACCCGGTCACTGCGCAACGACCAGTCGTGGAAGCCGGGCTGGCTGGCGCTGGGAGCCGCATCGATCGGATGCGGAATATGGACGATGCATTTCATCGCCATGATCGGATTCCAGGTCGAGGAAAGCCGTATTCGCTATGACGTCGGCCTGACGATTCTCAGCCTCGCCGTGGCGATTGTCGTCGTCGGCCTGGGCGTCTTCGCCGTCGGCTACCGCGGCGCGAATACGGCGACCCTCCTCATGGCGGGCACCTTCACGGGCATCGGGGTCGCGGCCATGCACTACATAGGCATGGCTGCCATCCGTGTGAACGGCAGCCTGCAGTACGACGTCCGCACGGTGGCCCTCTCCGTCGTGATCGCCATCGTCGCCGCGACCGCCGCGCTCTGGGCCGCGGTCGCGATCCGCGGCTTCATGACCAGTCTGGGTGCCAGCCTCGTCATGGGCGTCGCAGTCTCCGGCATGCACTACACGGGCATGGCGGCCGTCAGCGTGCACCTCCACGACGCGACCGGCTCACCCGGCGACGGCGGCTCCGCCTACTCGCTCCTGCTCCCCATGCTCCTCGGCCCCGCCCTCTTCCTGCTGCTCGCGGGGGTCGTGGTGATGTTCGACCCGATGCTGGTCCTCGGGGACGGCGACTGGAGGCGACCCGTCGCCGGCCGGCGTGCGCCCACGCCCCAGGCGAGCTGGGCCGAAGAGCCCGGCTCCCTGTTCGAGGCACCCTCCGAGACAGGTCGGCGCGCGTATGGGCACGGGACACCGGCGCCGCGCAACTGGTGA